A portion of the Marinobacter alexandrii genome contains these proteins:
- a CDS encoding DUF4136 domain-containing protein, with protein sequence MKKARLLLLTIVCACSSVQIFTDYDKEAAFAGYLTFEMGPPSENLPNDPIINDLNGQRIRKAIARQLEARGYRQAPQADLMVNIYVKIEQKTEEVTRYDGPYFPYHSRFWYYGYWGNYYNFWGSGWGYTTVHVRDYDEGTLIVDLVDTKTKRLVWHGVATGTPEKFKKKTEERINEVIERMFDEYPYRAGDGFQN encoded by the coding sequence ATGAAAAAAGCAAGATTACTATTACTCACAATAGTATGTGCATGTAGTTCGGTACAGATATTCACAGATTATGACAAGGAAGCTGCTTTTGCCGGTTATTTAACATTTGAGATGGGGCCTCCTTCAGAGAATTTACCAAACGATCCGATCATCAATGATCTGAATGGTCAGCGGATAAGAAAAGCCATTGCTCGTCAACTAGAAGCTCGTGGCTACAGACAAGCTCCTCAGGCCGATTTAATGGTCAATATCTATGTGAAAATAGAGCAGAAAACAGAAGAGGTAACTCGATATGACGGACCATATTTTCCTTATCATTCAAGATTCTGGTACTACGGGTATTGGGGAAATTATTACAATTTTTGGGGTTCAGGATGGGGCTACACTACCGTCCATGTTCGAGACTATGACGAAGGAACACTCATCGTGGATCTTGTAGATACCAAAACAAAAAGACTGGTGTGGCACGGTGTTGCCACAGGCACTCCTGAAAAGTTCAAAAAGAAAACGGAAGAGCGAATAAATGAAGTAATTGAAAGAATGTTTGATGAATACCCATATCGTGCAGGGGATGGCTTCCAAAATTGA
- a CDS encoding glucose 1-dehydrogenase produces MKRLEGKVAVVTGASLGIGEATAELFAKEGAKVAVTDVLDEEGRKVVDKIVRLGGEAAYWHLDVTDEKEVSTVLKEVFDKWGKLNVLVNNAGIAGANAPTDQVTEEEWDQVMAVNVKGVFFCTKHAVPYMKKSGPSSIINLSSIYGIISAPDIPPYHASKGAVRSMSKTDALLYASEQIRANSIHPGFIWTPLVEDFLGQSGGSIEEGRKATDELHPIGHMGEPDDIAYGALYLASDESKFVTGEELVIDGGYTAQ; encoded by the coding sequence ATGAAACGATTAGAAGGAAAAGTAGCGGTAGTAACAGGAGCATCTCTGGGCATTGGTGAAGCTACAGCCGAGCTCTTTGCAAAAGAGGGCGCCAAAGTGGCAGTTACTGATGTACTGGATGAAGAGGGAAGAAAAGTGGTCGACAAAATAGTACGACTCGGTGGAGAAGCTGCTTATTGGCACCTTGATGTGACAGATGAAAAAGAAGTAAGTACCGTCTTAAAGGAAGTATTTGATAAATGGGGAAAGCTGAATGTACTGGTAAACAATGCCGGAATTGCTGGAGCTAATGCACCTACCGATCAGGTTACTGAAGAAGAATGGGATCAAGTGATGGCCGTCAATGTGAAAGGTGTATTCTTCTGCACCAAGCATGCTGTTCCTTACATGAAAAAAAGTGGTCCTTCAAGTATCATCAATTTGTCATCCATTTATGGAATCATAAGTGCCCCTGATATTCCTCCATATCATGCATCGAAAGGAGCTGTAAGGTCAATGTCCAAAACAGATGCGCTATTGTATGCATCGGAACAAATTCGTGCAAACTCTATTCATCCTGGTTTTATCTGGACTCCTCTCGTAGAAGATTTTTTAGGTCAAAGTGGAGGCAGCATCGAAGAAGGAAGAAAAGCCACTGACGAGCTTCACCCCATCGGACACATGGGAGAGCCTGACGATATCGCATATGGCGCCTTGTATCTGGCTTCCGACGAATCAAAGTTTGTAACCGGAGAGGAGCTGGTTATTGATGGTGGATATACAGCTCAATAA
- a CDS encoding ClbS/DfsB family four-helix bundle protein, translated as MPRPTTKNELVSLSDKNYQKLNDFIDQLLEIKRQSDFPEGTLNRNISDVICHLHHWHLMVIDWYKVGMTGEKPDIPAKGYTWKTVPDLNREIQKKYSGNSLEKSRELFAGTHKKMSDLINKHSDEELFEKKRYKWTGTTSLGAYLISATSSHYDWAYKLIKKCTK; from the coding sequence ATGCCAAGACCAACAACAAAGAATGAGTTAGTATCACTAAGTGATAAAAACTATCAAAAACTGAATGATTTCATAGATCAACTGCTCGAGATAAAAAGGCAAAGTGATTTTCCAGAAGGCACACTCAATAGAAATATTAGTGACGTGATATGCCATTTGCATCACTGGCATCTTATGGTGATAGACTGGTATAAAGTTGGAATGACTGGAGAGAAGCCTGATATTCCTGCTAAAGGATATACCTGGAAAACTGTTCCTGACCTCAATCGGGAAATTCAGAAAAAGTATTCCGGCAATTCCCTGGAAAAGTCTAGAGAGTTATTTGCAGGTACACACAAAAAAATGAGTGATCTTATAAATAAGCATTCAGATGAGGAACTGTTTGAAAAGAAAAGATATAAATGGACAGGAACTACTTCTTTAGGAGCCTATCTGATTTCAGCCACATCCAGCCATTATGATTGGGCGTATAAGCTTATTAAGAAGTGTACGAAATAG
- a CDS encoding L-lactate dehydrogenase gives MKNNSIGIIGMGWVGSSVAISILQKGLCKKLLLNDINMDIAEGEAMDLNHGSSFFPTADTQACSIQDMKHCDVIVITAGRGGRPGETRLDLLKENIKIVKDISSQLKEYKGILVIVSNPVDVLTYYYQKFTGLPVERVIGTGTMLDTARLREMIGKRIKVDPKSIHANVIAEHGDSEVVLWSSAMVGGMPLRNWEGWSTSDEENITIQVRKAAQEIIKRKGATNHAIGLVTATLLKWLMYGHKRVCNISSTLNGPYGLSDIALSVPTLIGENGIDRLIEVEMTSSEQEKLALSAQVLRRAIDSVA, from the coding sequence ATGAAAAATAACTCCATTGGCATCATTGGAATGGGTTGGGTCGGGTCCAGTGTTGCAATATCAATACTGCAAAAAGGGTTGTGTAAAAAATTGTTGTTAAATGACATCAATATGGACATTGCTGAAGGCGAGGCAATGGACTTAAACCATGGGTCTTCATTTTTTCCCACTGCTGATACACAGGCTTGCTCTATACAAGACATGAAGCATTGCGATGTGATAGTAATAACGGCTGGCCGAGGTGGAAGACCAGGCGAAACCCGATTGGATTTACTCAAAGAGAATATCAAAATCGTGAAAGATATCTCATCCCAATTAAAAGAATATAAAGGCATATTAGTCATTGTATCAAACCCCGTGGACGTACTGACTTATTACTATCAAAAATTCACCGGTTTGCCAGTTGAACGAGTCATAGGCACAGGGACTATGCTAGATACCGCACGTCTTCGCGAGATGATTGGTAAGCGGATAAAGGTTGACCCTAAAAGCATTCATGCCAATGTCATTGCCGAGCATGGAGATTCAGAAGTAGTGCTATGGTCCTCAGCAATGGTGGGTGGCATGCCCCTTCGAAACTGGGAAGGTTGGTCTACCTCCGATGAAGAAAACATCACTATCCAGGTTCGCAAAGCAGCTCAAGAGATTATTAAACGAAAGGGAGCTACCAATCATGCTATTGGATTGGTAACAGCAACACTGCTGAAATGGTTAATGTATGGGCACAAAAGAGTGTGCAACATTTCCTCTACACTCAATGGTCCCTATGGATTAAGTGATATCGCACTTTCTGTACCTACCCTCATTGGTGAAAATGGAATTGACCGACTCATCGAAGTAGAAATGACTTCTTCAGAACAAGAAAAACTAGCACTTTCCGCTCAAGTATTGCGGAGGGCCATTGACAGTGTGGCGTAG
- a CDS encoding DUF4332 domain-containing protein, which yields MSYYINLEKMTIEFFKEWLETSNLIPSWMILRDNIDHLKSIKKLGIDNLEQLRIILRSKSNLQEFASKSGLPEDYLTVPRRVVNGFHPKPNRIKDFPGMSQITVDILKKTGIASTLQLFEFINESSKRKQFVKDTGLDKEEVDTLWKLTDLSRIKWVNHTFAFVLKAAGYGSSKKVANADHEEMYYKIKDLNDERRFYPGTIGLNDMGRCVEAAQMLVLFE from the coding sequence ATGAGCTATTACATCAACCTTGAAAAAATGACGATCGAGTTCTTCAAGGAATGGTTGGAGACATCAAATCTTATTCCAAGCTGGATGATATTAAGGGATAATATCGATCATTTGAAAAGCATAAAGAAACTAGGAATTGACAACCTTGAGCAATTGAGAATAATATTGAGAAGTAAGTCTAATCTCCAAGAATTTGCTAGCAAAAGCGGTCTTCCGGAAGATTACCTTACTGTGCCTAGGAGAGTAGTTAACGGCTTTCATCCCAAACCAAACAGGATTAAGGATTTTCCAGGAATGAGCCAGATTACAGTAGACATATTAAAGAAAACAGGTATTGCAAGTACACTCCAGTTATTTGAATTTATCAATGAAAGCTCGAAAAGAAAGCAGTTTGTTAAAGATACTGGTCTGGACAAGGAGGAAGTGGATACACTCTGGAAGCTAACTGATCTTTCCAGGATTAAATGGGTCAATCATACATTTGCCTTTGTCCTAAAAGCGGCTGGATATGGTAGTTCAAAGAAGGTGGCAAATGCGGATCATGAGGAAATGTATTACAAAATAAAAGATCTGAATGATGAGCGAAGATTTTATCCAGGAACCATTGGTTTGAATGACATGGGAAGGTGCGTGGAGGCAGCTCAGATGCTGGTTTTATTTGAATGA
- a CDS encoding sterol desaturase family protein: MEITNKPHTKGTKQLFSNKLLEKITRTHIAVPLVFFSMISIGLLYHGFQHSFITLVSTVLLFMAGFLTFTLVEYLMHRFLFHFPIKTDHAAKFTYTIHGVHHDYPKDKDRLAMPIPLSALLSVGFFFFFKFLLGSLVFAFLPGFLMGYATYLWIHYMVHAFDPPKNFWKTLWTNHAIHHYKNPEKAFGVSSPLWDIIFRTMP, translated from the coding sequence ATGGAAATTACGAATAAACCTCACACAAAAGGCACTAAACAGCTTTTTAGCAATAAGCTTTTGGAGAAGATTACCAGAACACATATTGCTGTACCTCTAGTGTTTTTTTCAATGATATCTATAGGACTCTTGTACCATGGGTTTCAGCATTCATTCATCACACTAGTGAGTACCGTACTCTTGTTTATGGCAGGCTTTCTGACTTTTACATTGGTAGAATACTTGATGCATCGATTCTTATTTCATTTTCCAATCAAAACAGATCACGCTGCGAAGTTTACTTACACCATTCATGGAGTACATCATGATTATCCAAAAGACAAGGATCGATTGGCTATGCCTATTCCCCTGAGTGCTTTGCTCAGTGTGGGATTTTTTTTCTTTTTTAAATTTCTTTTGGGAAGTCTCGTCTTTGCCTTTTTACCCGGATTTTTAATGGGTTATGCTACCTATCTATGGATTCATTACATGGTGCATGCATTTGATCCCCCAAAAAACTTCTGGAAAACTTTGTGGACTAATCATGCGATTCATCATTATAAGAATCCTGAAAAGGCATTTGGAGTTTCTTCTCCATTGTGGGATATAATATTCAGAACCATGCCATAG
- a CDS encoding succinylglutamate desuccinylase/aspartoacylase family protein yields MVEPKEKPMEPVIIPINNKNKSQLKRIIGTYDRGESGTTIICFCSIHGNEPTGKIAFERVIETLRRLEPDFEGKIIGVWGNMTASTEHERFIDMDLNRVWTEERIKMLDEGYEDFPEDLVEDLEQKYLWKIIHQEIAKSLGPIIFLDLHTTSSESQPFISINDTLKNRFFARRYPLPIILGLEEHLDGTILSYINELGHIAIGVEGGQHDALSSIENHEAIIWSTLSFADCINSTQIPEAKHTYEVLAKNALDGKRIFEVRYRHQVDTNSSFTMNSGYINFQPVRKNEVLAKELDSQVQSPEKGRLFMPLYQKLGNDGFFIVREIRKFWLDVSAFLRKIHFHRFIQFLPGIGKYKELDHTIVVNRKIARWYVIDFFHLLGFRRKLKEGNKMIFIRRPHDL; encoded by the coding sequence ATGGTTGAACCAAAAGAAAAGCCAATGGAACCGGTAATCATACCCATCAACAATAAAAATAAATCACAACTCAAACGAATCATTGGAACTTATGATCGAGGTGAATCAGGCACAACAATCATCTGCTTTTGTAGCATTCATGGCAATGAGCCGACAGGAAAAATAGCTTTTGAGCGCGTCATAGAAACTCTCAGGAGATTAGAACCCGATTTCGAAGGAAAAATCATCGGCGTATGGGGGAATATGACAGCAAGTACAGAGCACGAAAGGTTTATAGATATGGACTTGAACAGGGTGTGGACAGAAGAGCGCATAAAAATGTTGGATGAAGGATATGAAGATTTTCCTGAAGACCTTGTTGAAGATTTAGAGCAGAAGTATTTGTGGAAAATAATTCATCAGGAAATAGCAAAAAGCTTAGGACCCATAATTTTTCTAGATCTTCACACGACTTCTTCAGAGAGTCAGCCATTTATATCCATCAATGATACGTTGAAAAATCGCTTCTTCGCAAGAAGATATCCACTTCCCATTATCCTCGGATTAGAAGAACATCTTGATGGAACGATCCTTAGCTACATCAATGAACTTGGACACATTGCCATCGGGGTTGAGGGAGGACAACATGATGCCCTATCTTCCATAGAAAATCATGAAGCCATCATTTGGTCTACTCTATCATTCGCAGACTGCATAAACAGCACTCAAATACCAGAGGCGAAACATACGTATGAAGTATTAGCTAAGAATGCCCTAGATGGTAAAAGGATATTTGAGGTAAGATATAGGCATCAGGTAGATACTAATTCATCATTTACTATGAACTCTGGATACATAAATTTTCAGCCGGTTCGAAAAAATGAGGTTTTAGCAAAAGAGTTGGACAGCCAGGTGCAATCTCCAGAAAAAGGTCGGTTATTCATGCCTTTGTATCAAAAGCTTGGAAATGATGGGTTTTTCATTGTGAGAGAAATTAGAAAATTTTGGCTAGACGTATCAGCATTTCTTAGAAAAATCCATTTCCATCGCTTCATCCAGTTCTTACCTGGAATTGGAAAGTATAAGGAATTGGATCACACCATAGTGGTTAATAGAAAAATTGCGAGATGGTACGTGATTGACTTTTTTCACCTGCTAGGATTTCGCAGAAAACTAAAAGAGGGCAACAAAATGATCTTTATTCGAAGACCTCATGATCTCTAA
- a CDS encoding MBL fold metallo-hydrolase has protein sequence MNIRIKFLGAAKTVTGSKYLLDIDNLRLLVDCGLFQGVRDLRERNWNEFPIDPKTINAVVLTHAHIDHSGYLPRLVRQGFSGPIYCTEATADLLEVMLLDAAKLQEEEAEWAHKKGYSRHSSPQPLFTIEDAKKALSMLQGHPYEKSVHLNSKVEIVFSDAGHILGSSIVSMQIAGNEQMKKIIFSGDLGPANHPVLHPSKKLQEADIILVESTYGNREVKTENPILLFQEIINETLQNDGCLLIPSFAVGRTQAILYYLKQLLEQGLIPNVPVYIDSPMAISATALYRKHHEYHKLKKADSPSIFDYKNFHYLQPQDASVALNNVTKNAIIISASGMCAGGRILHHLYHRLPRENDTVLFVGYQAEGTRGRKILEGDEFVSIFGQHVPIKCNIRKLNGFSAHGDKTEILDWLRHFTNPPKRTFIVHGEAESSYQLARSIRKMEWKNVIVPEYLESFQLFEHI, from the coding sequence ATGAACATACGAATTAAGTTTTTAGGTGCAGCCAAGACAGTTACTGGATCAAAATATTTATTAGATATTGATAATTTACGATTGCTGGTTGACTGTGGATTGTTCCAAGGTGTTCGTGACCTGCGAGAACGAAATTGGAATGAATTCCCTATTGACCCCAAGACGATTAATGCAGTAGTGCTCACGCATGCTCATATAGATCACTCGGGTTATCTCCCCAGGTTGGTCAGACAGGGATTCAGTGGCCCAATTTATTGCACTGAAGCTACGGCAGATTTACTTGAAGTCATGCTGCTCGATGCTGCTAAACTACAAGAAGAAGAAGCCGAATGGGCTCATAAGAAAGGATATTCAAGGCACTCATCTCCACAACCTTTATTTACCATTGAAGACGCTAAAAAAGCACTTTCAATGCTTCAAGGTCATCCTTATGAAAAATCTGTACACTTGAATTCTAAGGTAGAAATTGTTTTTTCAGATGCTGGGCATATTTTGGGCTCATCTATCGTGTCTATGCAAATAGCAGGCAATGAGCAGATGAAGAAAATTATCTTTTCAGGAGACTTAGGTCCTGCTAATCATCCGGTGCTTCATCCATCCAAAAAGCTTCAAGAAGCTGATATCATACTTGTAGAATCCACTTATGGAAACCGAGAAGTGAAGACTGAAAATCCTATTCTCCTTTTTCAAGAAATCATCAATGAGACACTTCAAAATGATGGATGTCTTCTCATTCCCTCTTTTGCTGTAGGCAGAACACAAGCCATTTTGTACTACCTTAAACAACTTTTGGAACAAGGGTTGATCCCGAATGTGCCTGTTTACATTGACAGTCCAATGGCCATAAGCGCAACAGCACTTTACAGGAAACATCACGAATACCACAAATTAAAAAAAGCAGATTCTCCCAGTATTTTCGACTACAAAAATTTCCACTATCTACAGCCTCAGGATGCTTCAGTAGCGTTGAATAATGTCACTAAAAATGCAATCATCATCTCAGCAAGTGGCATGTGTGCAGGTGGAAGGATACTCCATCATCTATATCATAGACTGCCCAGAGAAAATGACACGGTTTTGTTTGTAGGCTATCAGGCAGAAGGTACGCGAGGGCGAAAAATCTTGGAAGGTGATGAGTTTGTGAGCATTTTCGGGCAACATGTTCCGATAAAATGTAACATCAGAAAACTCAACGGTTTCTCAGCTCATGGAGATAAAACAGAAATCCTTGATTGGCTAAGGCATTTCACTAATCCGCCCAAGCGGACATTCATCGTGCATGGAGAAGCAGAGAGCTCCTATCAATTAGCCAGGTCTATAAGAAAGATGGAGTGGAAAAATGTCATCGTCCCCGAATACTTAGAATCGTTTCAACTTTTTGAACATATCTGA
- a CDS encoding CBS domain-containing protein: MGSLDVKAVQTAQERRILMDSLSRDIEALDFMIKEGLIESSIQRIGAEQEVCFVDKNYQPAPVNSKVLDIIRDKHFTYEHASYNAEINLDPLEFTHESLNTLEANLIKHISYLTSTAKTIDTDVVLVGILPTIEREHLTSDFFTPIGRYKTINDLFSATRGEPYEFRIEGADQLITKHDNTMFEGCTTSFQVHLQVSAEDFSKKYNWAQVIAGPVLSMATNSPLLLGKRLWRETRIALFQQSIDERKSTHGLLEKAPRVTFGTHWISNSITEIFKDDITRYPVLLQSLDTEDSLDLLKKGEIPKLKALSINNGSVYRWNRGCYGITNGKPHLRIECRYIPSGPTVVDEVANSAFWLGLMNAPPDEYKDLSKLIDFEDARSNFIKAARMGLGAQFKWINHKRIPAKELILSELLPLAKEGLIKAGIVSRDIQKYLGVIEDRVKTESTGSQWMLDAYKEFKKESTPSIAAMNLTNVMIKQQKKNIPIHRWKSTFNKEEIDLSRDLKAAQIMSRDLFTVREDDPVKLASNMMIWKNVRHIPVEDKNGKLRGLITSNQIQKGLGNTAEIIVKEIMLNDPISISPETDITEVTKLMTEQNLSGLPVTDNGYLVGIITERDFMRLIKKWLNQKKSQWNR, encoded by the coding sequence ATGGGGTCTTTAGATGTCAAAGCAGTACAAACTGCACAAGAAAGAAGAATTCTGATGGATTCATTGTCTCGAGATATAGAGGCACTTGATTTCATGATCAAAGAAGGGCTCATTGAATCTTCTATTCAGCGCATTGGAGCAGAGCAAGAAGTATGCTTTGTTGACAAGAATTATCAACCTGCTCCTGTCAATTCAAAAGTACTGGATATCATTCGTGACAAGCATTTCACCTATGAACATGCAAGCTATAATGCAGAGATCAATTTGGACCCTCTTGAATTTACGCATGAAAGCCTCAACACTTTGGAAGCAAACCTGATCAAGCATATCAGTTATTTGACAAGCACTGCAAAGACAATCGATACTGACGTTGTGCTAGTAGGTATTCTTCCCACCATTGAAAGAGAACACTTGACCTCTGATTTCTTCACCCCTATCGGTCGATACAAGACCATAAATGATCTGTTTAGTGCAACGAGAGGTGAACCTTATGAATTCAGAATCGAAGGAGCTGACCAGCTAATTACCAAGCATGATAATACCATGTTCGAGGGATGTACTACAAGTTTTCAAGTTCATTTACAAGTTAGTGCTGAAGACTTCTCTAAGAAATACAATTGGGCGCAAGTCATAGCCGGGCCTGTATTGTCTATGGCTACCAACTCACCTTTGCTACTCGGCAAGCGTTTGTGGAGAGAGACGCGTATAGCCCTTTTCCAGCAGTCAATAGATGAGCGTAAATCTACTCATGGCCTCCTTGAAAAAGCCCCAAGAGTCACTTTTGGAACACACTGGATCAGTAATTCCATCACGGAGATATTTAAAGATGATATTACCCGATATCCGGTACTGCTGCAAAGCCTGGATACAGAAGATTCATTAGATCTACTCAAAAAGGGTGAAATCCCAAAACTAAAAGCATTAAGCATAAACAATGGCTCAGTATACCGATGGAACAGGGGATGCTACGGCATCACTAACGGGAAGCCTCACTTAAGAATAGAATGCAGATACATTCCATCCGGCCCCACGGTGGTGGATGAAGTGGCAAATTCTGCTTTCTGGCTTGGATTGATGAATGCACCACCCGACGAATACAAAGACTTGTCTAAGTTGATAGACTTTGAAGATGCCCGCTCAAACTTTATCAAAGCTGCTAGAATGGGCTTAGGTGCTCAGTTCAAATGGATCAACCACAAACGTATTCCAGCAAAAGAATTGATTCTATCCGAACTACTTCCATTGGCCAAAGAAGGGCTCATTAAGGCTGGAATAGTCTCAAGAGATATTCAAAAGTACCTCGGAGTTATTGAAGATAGAGTCAAAACAGAAAGTACAGGATCTCAATGGATGCTAGACGCATATAAGGAGTTCAAAAAAGAAAGCACTCCTTCCATTGCAGCAATGAATCTCACGAACGTAATGATCAAACAGCAAAAAAAGAACATTCCTATTCATCGATGGAAATCAACTTTTAATAAAGAAGAAATCGATCTATCACGCGATTTAAAAGCTGCGCAAATAATGTCCAGGGATTTGTTCACTGTGCGAGAGGATGATCCTGTAAAGCTTGCGAGCAATATGATGATCTGGAAAAATGTAAGACACATTCCGGTAGAGGATAAAAACGGGAAACTAAGGGGCCTTATCACCTCCAATCAAATACAAAAAGGACTTGGAAATACAGCAGAAATCATAGTAAAAGAAATAATGCTAAATGACCCAATCTCTATAAGCCCTGAAACAGACATAACAGAGGTAACAAAACTCATGACAGAACAAAACTTGAGCGGCCTACCTGTCACAGATAATGGTTATTTGGTCGGCATCATTACTGAACGTGATTTTATGAGACTTATTAAAAAATGGTTGAACCAAAAGAAAAGCCAATGGAACCGGTAA
- a CDS encoding DNA alkylation repair protein, translating into MLSKVINGMNNSSIIFEDVIKHVKEDIQRNVDEKTRLSGKHFFKEPIKYYGTKTAIVRKIAKKYYKVLSGTPKATLFDLCTELWKSGYLEEAFVACEWSYSIRKKFQEEDFEVFQHWVESYVNNWASCDTLCNHTIGSFLEMYPQYLEELKVWAQSPNRWMRRAATVSLIVPARKGKFLEKILMLADILLMDTDDLVQKGYGWMLKVASKHHQDEVFDFVMKNKAEMPRTALRYAIEKMPKDKRAVAMKK; encoded by the coding sequence ATGCTCTCTAAAGTGATCAATGGAATGAATAACTCCTCTATAATCTTCGAAGATGTAATCAAGCATGTCAAAGAGGATATTCAACGTAATGTAGACGAAAAGACACGCCTGTCTGGGAAGCACTTTTTTAAGGAGCCCATCAAATACTACGGGACGAAAACTGCCATTGTGCGCAAGATTGCAAAGAAGTATTACAAAGTTTTGAGTGGCACTCCCAAAGCAACCTTGTTTGATTTATGTACAGAATTGTGGAAATCTGGCTATCTGGAAGAAGCTTTTGTGGCATGTGAGTGGTCTTATTCTATTCGAAAGAAATTTCAGGAAGAGGATTTTGAAGTATTTCAGCATTGGGTAGAGTCATATGTGAACAACTGGGCATCATGCGATACACTTTGCAATCATACGATTGGGAGCTTCCTGGAGATGTACCCTCAATACTTGGAAGAGTTGAAAGTATGGGCTCAATCTCCGAATAGATGGATGCGAAGAGCGGCTACTGTATCACTAATAGTTCCGGCCAGGAAGGGTAAGTTTTTGGAGAAAATCTTGATGCTTGCTGATATATTATTGATGGACACAGATGATTTAGTACAAAAGGGATACGGCTGGATGCTCAAAGTGGCAAGCAAACATCATCAAGATGAAGTATTTGATTTTGTTATGAAGAACAAGGCTGAGATGCCTCGCACTGCTTTACGTTACGCTATTGAAAAAATGCCGAAGGACAAAAGAGCAGTGGCCATGAAAAAGTAG